The DNA sequence CCACCCGTTCGAGGCGCCGTTCTACACCGAGGAAGCCAGTCTGGTCTCCTACTGGCTGCTCCAGGACGAAGCCACGCGCCCGCCTTTCGCCGAAGCCGTGACGATTCAAAACCGCGTCGCCGAGGCCCGCCGCGCCCCGAAACGCCCGCATGAAGGCGAGTTTTCCGGGCCGCTCAATTACGCCTATCATTTCGACGCGGTGAAGCTGGCCGGCGTGCTCGCCGATCGCGCCCGCGCGCTTGGCGTCGAGCATAAAAAGGGCATGCTGACCGATGTCGCGCTCGACGATGCAGGCGCGATCGACCATGTCGTCACGCGCGAACACGGCGCGCTGACCGCCGACCTCTATATCGACTGTACCGGCTTCCGCGCCGAACTGATCGGCAGGGCGCTGGAGGTGCCGTTCAAGTCGGTACGCGACGGCCTGTTCACCAATCGCGCGCTGGCGTGCAAGATTCCTTACGACCGCGACGATGCCCCGCTGGAAAGCTACACCATCGCCGCTGCGCACGAAGCGGGGTGGACCTGGGACATCGGGCTGAAGGGCGCGCGCGGGATCGGCTGCGTCTATTCGAGCGATCACATCAGCGACGATCGCGCCGAGGAAATCCTGCACGGTTATGTCGGGAATGCCGAGATCGCGCCGCGCCTGATCGCGTTCGAGGCGGGGTATCGCGAGCGGCAATGGGTGAAGAATTGCGTCGCCGTCGGCCTGTCCGCCGGGTTTCTCGAACCGCTCGAATCGACCGGCGTGGTGCTGATCGAGGCGGCAATCGGCATGATCGCCGAACTCCTGCCCCGCAGCGGGCCGATCGATGCCCCCGCGCGGCGTTTCAACCAGCTGATGACCGCGCGCTACGACAATATCGCCGATTTCCTGAAACTACATTATTGCCTCAGCCGCCGGACCGAACCGTTCTGGCGCGACAATGCCGATCCGGCATCGATCTCCGAGCGGCTACGGGATTTGCTCGACCAGTGGCGCTTCCGCCCGCCAAGCCGGTTCGACTTCATCCTCGATCTCGAAAGCTTCGCCTTCTTCAACTATCAGTACATTCTCTACGGCATGGGCTTTCAGACCGACCTGGCGCCGGTACGACAGGATTTCCCCGATGTCGGCACCGCCGACCGCATCTTTGCCAAAATCCGCAACTTCAGCGAAAGCGCAACCCGCGACCTGCCCGCGCACCGCGCGCTGATCGAGGAAATCAACGCGGCGGCGTAAGCTTCAAATCGCCAAATCCACCGACAGCCACGCCTTGTCGGTGTCCGTCGCAAAGGCGTCCGCCCGATAATGGGCGTAGCGTGCCGACACGGTTGCACGCCCGTATTTGACGCTCGCCAGCAGGTCGATCTCGTTGCCGTAATGCTGGTCGAGCCGGTCGCTGGCAAAGTCGTGCCACGTTGCCGACAGGGTGACGGCG is a window from the Sphingomonas sp. LT1P40 genome containing:
- a CDS encoding tryptophan halogenase family protein — encoded protein: MAGKRKILVVGGGTAGWLTAAYLARSGADHLHVTLLESPEIGIIGVGEGTFPTIRRTLQFLGIDEASFIRETSATFKQGIRFNDWAETPVDGRHSHYFHPFEAPFYTEEASLVSYWLLQDEATRPPFAEAVTIQNRVAEARRAPKRPHEGEFSGPLNYAYHFDAVKLAGVLADRARALGVEHKKGMLTDVALDDAGAIDHVVTREHGALTADLYIDCTGFRAELIGRALEVPFKSVRDGLFTNRALACKIPYDRDDAPLESYTIAAAHEAGWTWDIGLKGARGIGCVYSSDHISDDRAEEILHGYVGNAEIAPRLIAFEAGYRERQWVKNCVAVGLSAGFLEPLESTGVVLIEAAIGMIAELLPRSGPIDAPARRFNQLMTARYDNIADFLKLHYCLSRRTEPFWRDNADPASISERLRDLLDQWRFRPPSRFDFILDLESFAFFNYQYILYGMGFQTDLAPVRQDFPDVGTADRIFAKIRNFSESATRDLPAHRALIEEINAAA